Below is a genomic region from Fundidesulfovibrio magnetotacticus.
AGGAACCACCAGTCGGTGTGGTCGGTGCTCATGACGGCCCGGGCCAGCTCGCGGCCCTCTTCCGTGCGCAGGCGCTCCAGGGCGCAGTCGAGCCACTTGCCCGCGTAGGGGTTGCCCAGGTCCTTGAGCTCCTTGAGGTTGACCATGAGGTCCAGCTGGTCGGCGTCCTGGGCGAGGCGCGCCTCGAGGCTCGCCGCTTCCTCCAACTCGTCGTGCAGGGCCATCACGTCGGCGCGCAGGCCGGTGCCGCGCAGGCCGTCTTCCAGGGCGCGCCGGGCGTCGTGGGTGTCGTAGAGCTTGTTGACGTAGTTGAAGTCCCCGGTGCGGGCCTCGTGGATGTCGTGAAACAGGCAGAGGAGCGCGGTCCGGGGCCGGTCCGCCCCGGCCATGGCGGCCAGCACGTAGCCGATGACGGCCGCGCCGAAGCTGTGCTCGGCCACGTTCTCCGCGCCCGAGCCCAGGAACTGGTAGCCGGTGCGCGGGGTGCGCCGGAGCATGCTCACCTCGAAAAGAAAGTCGGCCAGCCGGGTGCGCCGGTCGCGGCCGGACATGTCCACAATGCGGGAAGAAGCTTCGGTCATGGTCTGGTGTCCTGTGGTGGGAAACGTTGGGGGCTCTTGCCGAGCCGCGCTAGCGCATAGCCGTTTCGGGGTCGGTTGGCGAGTGCCGATGCAGGCCCCGGCGGGCGAAGTGGTCCGCCAGGAGCTTGTAGGCCCCGCCGTACACGTCGCGGCTGGCCACGATGTGGTCGCCGGGCTTGAACAGCAGGAGCGCGGCGGAAATGGCCGCCAGGCCCGAGGCGAAGGCCAGGCCCCGCGCCCCGCCCTCCAGCCCGGCCGCGGCCTTCTCCAGGGCCTCGCGGGTGGGGTTGGAGAAGCGCGAAGAGACGTAAGCCCGGATGTGTTCGGGGCCGTCCTGGGCGAAGGTGGTGGCGTGATAGACCAGGACGCTGGCGGCGCGGTGGTGTCCCTTGCCTTCCAGGCCCGCGTGGACGAGGTGGGTCTGGCGGTCCATGGGAACTCCGTGGGTGGGGCTTTCTACGCGAAACGCCCCCTGCGGCGCTGCCGGAGGGGGCGTGTGATGCACTTGGTCGCGGCGCGTTCCGGCGTCCGGCTAGCTGTCGAGCTTCATGTTCTTGCGGCCGATGGAATAGTAGAGGTTGGCAATGGCGATCTGGTAGTCGGTGAGGGCCTGGGTCATCTGGAACTCGGCGCGCGAGACGCGGGCCTGGGCGTCGAGCACGTCGGTGTTGGTGCCCACCTGGGCCTGGTAGCGGGCCACGGCCATGCGGTAGCCTTCGTTGGCCGCCGTGAGGCCGGTCTTGGCCACGTTGATGCGCTTGGCGGCGTCCTGGATGTTCAGGAACTGGGTCTTCACTTCGGCGCCCACGTCGAGACGGAGCTTGGCCAGGTCGGCCTGGAGCTTCTTGGTCACGTCGCTGTACTGGCGGTAGGTGAAGATGGTGTTGCCCCAGTCCCAGGCTTTCCAGGTGAAGGTGAGCTGGAACTGATGGCGTTCGCTGAAGGTGACGTTCTCGGGGCGCAGCCAGGGTTTGTCGCCCTGGCGGATGAAGTCGTAGTCGGCGCGCAGCTGGGGCAGGCCGCCGCTCAGGGCGATGGAGGCGTCCTTTTCGGACATCTCCACGGACTTCACGGCGATGGCGATGTCCGGGCGCTGCTTGTAGGCCTCGTCCAGGGCGTCGCGCAGGGTGAGGGCGAAGGGGTTCTGGGTGAGCTGGCCCACGTAGTCCACCGGCTGGTCCAGGGGGATGTTCAGGAGCGCGTTGAGCTGGGCCAGCTGGGTGTCCACCGAGTTCTGGGCGGCCAGGAGCGACTGCTCGGCGCTGGCCAGGTCGGACTCGGCCTGGAGCACGTCCAGGCGCGGGCGCAGGCCCACGTCGTAGAAGGCGCGGGTGACCTTGAGCTGGGAGTCGAGCCGGGCCACGGAGTCCTGGTTGGACTTCACGTCGGAGCGGGCCTTGAGCAGGGTGAGGAAGGCCGTCTGCACGCTGCGGATGAGCGTGAGTTCCGTGCGCTTGTAGAGGGATTCGGCCTGGTCCCTGGCCAGCTTGGACTTCTGGTAGCTGGAGAGCAGCCTGAAGCCGGTGAAGAGGGGCTGGCTGACGTTGAGGTCCAGGTTGGCCACGTAGGCGTCGCCCACCACGTAGGTCTTGCCCTGGAGGGTGGCAGCCCCCTGGCCGGGGTTGACGCCCGCGGCGGTGTAGAGCGCCGTCAAATCCTGGGCGGTGGTGACGGGGGTGGTGGTGTTGGTGGCGCGCGAATAGTAGGTGACGGTGCCCGTGGGCGCGAAGGCCGCGGTGGCGGCGCGCACGCCTTCCTGCGTGCTGAAGATCTGCTGCTTGGCGGACTGCATGCTGGGGTTGGCGTCGATGGCGCGCTTCACGGATTTTTCAAGATCCATGCTCTGGCCCGGCTGGGCAAGGGCCGGAGCGCCGACCAGGGCGAGACACGCAGCCAACACGAGAGCTTGTAACGTCATGTAAACCTCCATGGGGGAGCCCGCGGCTCCCTTCCGATCCGCCCTATAGCCAACTTCGAATCTCTTGAAAAGAGCAAAAAAAATCAGGGGCCGTGGCCCCTGACGACGAAGGCTTTACGTTAGCCCCCCTAAACGTCGAGCAGCACCACCTCGATCTGACGCTTACCGAATTGCAGCGCTCTGCCGTAGTCGTTCATGAAGATGTCCACGCTGCGGGTCTTGCTGTTGCCCATCAGGTCCGTAATGACGAAGACGCCGTGGTTCTTGATGTAGACTTTCTTGCCGAACACCCATCCGTTATTGAACAGATCGCGCGAAACGGCCACGTGCCCCTCCCGGGGCTTGTTCAGGGACGCCGTGAGCAGTTCCTGATCGGGGAACTCCTTGAGTTCCGTGACGGTGTAGGCCGTCACCGTGAGCATCTTGTTGGGGATGGGGTCCGCGATCCGGGCGAGATTGGCCAGGACCACGCCGCGCAGCAGGTTCGACTCGTCGCGCACCTTTTCGATCTCAAGACGCAATTCTGTTTTTTCGATCTCCACATTGGCCAGGGCGGATTCCAGATTCAACGCTTCCTGACGATAGTGGTGTACACCAAAAGCAAAACATGCAAGCAAAATGATAGAGATGCATTTGAACATTGTAACCTCCAACAACAAGCCTTTGCAGCTTCAGGATTTCCGGCCTTACCCCCATGAACGCGGCCGGGGTCATGATGATTGCCCGACTAGCAGAAGCCCTGTGGGCGCGCAACCACTTTTTTCCGCTTAAGCCCGGTTGCCTCGCCACCCCCTCCGGGCTAAGAAACCGAGAGAGGAATCAACCCATGCCCATCAGGGACCGTTTCGCCCCAGGCCAGGAGCCGCTCTACCTCATCGACGGCACCTCCTACATTTATAGAGGTTTTCACGCCCTCAAGGAACTTTCCCGCTCCGACGGCTTCCCCACCAACGCCCTCCACGTGGTGCTGCGCCTCGTGCTGCGCATCCTGCGCGAGGAACGACCACGCCACGCCCTCTTCGTGGTGGATGGACGCGCGCCCTCGTTCCGTGCGGACATATTCCCGGCCTACAAGGCCCAGCGCGAAAAGATGCCCGAGGATTTGGCCCGCCAGATCGACCCCGTAATCCAGGGCGTCGGACTCCTGGGCCTGCCGGTGCTGCGCGAGGAAGGCGTGGAGGCGGACGACACCATCGCCAGCCTCGTCGCGCGCTTCAAAAACGAACGCCCCGTGGTCATCGTGGGCTCCGACAAGGACCTGCGCCAGTGTCTCGACCGCCAGGTCGTGCTTTGGGACCCCTCCGGCAAACAGGAAAAGCTCGTCACCTACGACGATTTCCTTGTCGAATTCCCTCCGGGGCCGTCCCACTGGCCAGACTTCCAGGCCCTTACCGGCGACGCCTCCGACAACATCCCCGGCGTGCCCGGCATCGGCCCCAAGACCGCAGCCGAGATCACCGCCCTTTTTCCGAGCCTCGAAGGCGTCACCGCCAATCTGGACCGGCTCAAGCCCGCGTGGCGCGCCAAGATCGAACCCCTCCGGGAGCAGCTCTTCGTCTACCGGGAGCTCACCCGGCTGCGCACGGACGCCGCGCCGGGCGTCACACTGGAAACGCTGGCCGTGCGCCCCGCGCCCCGCGACGAAGCCGCAAGGTTCCTGAACTCCTACGAACTGCGCTCCCTGGCCCGCGAGCTGCCAGCGGACGCCCCCGCAGCCTCTGCCCAGCAGCCCGCCCGGCCCGACGCTCCGGCGCAGCTCTCGCTCTTCGGCGAGGCCGCCGCCGCGCCCCCCGCAGCCGCGCTGCCTGATCCCACTCCTTTCGAACTGTTGCCTTCCCTGGTCGGACGCGAGACCTCGCTCGTGCCCGTGAACGGCGGCTTCCTGATCGCCTTCGACGCCGTGCAGCACCTCTGCCCCGGCGACCCCGCGCGCCTCGCGCCGTTGCTGGCCCTGGCGGCCTGCGTGGCCACGCCGTCCCTCAAGGACCTCCTCGCGTCCGATCCGGCCTGGGAAGCCGTTCCCCTGGAGCGCTGGTTCGACCTCTCACTGGCCGCCTACCTCCTGGCCCCCGAGGACCGCATCTATTCCTGGGAACGGCTCAAGGATTCACTCTGGAGCGACCCCACCTTCGCCCCCGCGGAAGCCCCCGGCGGCGCGGAAGGCCTGGCGTGTCTGGCCCTTGCCCGCAGGCTCAAGGCCCGCGCGGCCCAGGCAGGGCTTGCCCCGCTCCTGGACACCCTCGAGATGCCCCTCATCCCCGTGCTCGTGGGCATGGAGCGCGCGGGCATCCGCATCGACCGGGAGGCCTTCGCCACGTTCGGCCAGGAGGTCGCGGAAAAGCTCGAAAAACTCACGACCCTCATGCACGAACAGGCAGGGGCGCGTTTCAACGTGCGGTCCAGCCAGCAACTGGCCAATGTGCTCTATCAGGGCCTCGGCCTCAAAGCGCCCGGCAAGACTCCCGGCGGCGCGGCCTCAACATCCGCCGAGGTGCTTGAACGCCTTGCGGGGCAACACCCTCTGGTGGACACGGTGCTTGAGTTCCGCAAACTGGAGAAACTCCGCTCCACCTACCTGGACCCCCTGCCCGCGCTCGCCGACGGGCAAGGCCGCATCCACACCACCTTCAACCAGCTGGCCACCGCCACCGGACGGCTTTCTTCCAGCGCGCCCAACCTCCAGAACATTCCTGTGCGCGGCGAACTGGGCAAGCGCATGCGCGCCCTCTTCACCGCCGCTCCCGGGCGCCTGCTCGCCAGCGCCGACTACTCCCAGATCGAATTGCGCGTGCTGGCGCACTTCTCCAAGGACCCCGCCCTCCTGGAGGCCTTCCGCCAGGGCCAGGACATCCACGCCCGCACGGCCGCCCTGCTCTTCGACAAAACCCAGGCAGCAGTGACACCCGAAGAACGACGCCAGGCGAAAACCATCAACTTCGGCCTGCTCTACGGCATGGGTCCCCAGAAGCTCGGCCGCGAACTGGGCCTGACCCTCGCCGCCGCCAAGGATTTCATAACCCGGTACTTCGAACGCATGAGCGTGCTCAAAGACTACTACCAGTCCGTGGTGGACCAGGCCAAAGAGACCGGCTCCGTGACCACGCTGGCCGGCCGCCGCCGCAGGCTCCCGGACATCGATTCCCGCAACGCCCAGCTGGAATCCCAGGCCCGCCGCCAGGCCGTGAACACCGTCATCCAGGGCAGCGCCGCCGACATCATCAAGATGGCCATGTTGGCCGCCTGGAAGGACGACGCCTTGCGCTCCTTGAATGCCCGGCTCATTCTCCAGGTGCACGACGAGCTGGTCATCGAGGCTCCCGAATCCAGCGCCCACGCCGCCGGAGAACGACTGCGCGAACTCATGTCCGGGGTGGTCTCCCTGGATGTGCCCGTGGCTGCTGACATGGGCGTAGGCAAGGATTGGAGTCTCGCCCACTAACCCCTGAGGATTCCATGCAGATCACCGCCAAGACCATCAAGGAAGACCTCGCCCGCTGCAAGGCGGCCTATCTCAAGAACGAGGACCTGCGCTCACTGGCCACCCTGGCCTCGGCGCTCAAGGCCTTCGTTGCTGTCAAACTCCCCGGCACCGATCGCGCCGAGATCGAAAGCCTTCTGCGCGAGGCCTTTTCCAACATCAACAAGATGCAGCGCATCCAGAAACTGGTCCCCAAGGGGCTCCCCTACGTCAAAGGACAGGAGCCCAAGCTTTTCCAGTTCGTGGCCGCCGTCTACAAAAAGGTCCAGGAAGACCTCGAACGCGAAAGCCTGGCGCAGATGCGCGAACGAAAGCTTAAGATCGATCAGCTCATCATCAAAGGCCAGAAATACCTTGAGGAAAACAACCTCCTGGAAGCCCAGCGCAGCTTCCGCGAAGCCGTGTCCCTGCGCGTGGACGAGGACGGGCTTTTCCCCATGCTCGCCGTGAAGCTCCAGGACAAAGGCCATCACAAGGCTTCCATAGAATACCTGCGCGGGGCCATGGAAACCAGCCCGGAAAACCCTCGCGCCTACGACCTGCTCGCCACCGCCGCCCTCAAATCCGGCGAACCCGACGCTTGCCTTAAAGCCATTGCCGACGCCCGCAAGAAAGCCGGCGACCGCCCCCTCATGATGGCTGCCTCCGCCTATCTGAAAGCCCGCGCCGGACGCCGGGATGAAGCCATGGCCGAAGCTCGTGCAGCCCTGGATGCCTCACCAGGCCTCGAACTCGCGTCCAGGACGATGAAATTGCTCCAGAAGCATGGCTAAAACCGGGAACGCACTGCGTCCGGATCGATCTCTCCGCCGCTAGTGGCGCCTACGACATTGAGACTCCTGCGACTTCGCGACTGCGTGCGATTCGGCAGTGATGACCGGCCGGTCAGACGTGAAGAAGCCTCCGGCGGCCAAAGGGCTAGGCCTTTGGAATCCCATTCCGCTTCGCGGGCTTCACCGGCTACGACCGTCTTGCCGGACCCTTGCGGCTGCGCCGCCTTTCGCGCGGGAATGCGCGCAAAGCCGCGAATCCCCGCGCGGGGGGCCGCGGCGCTTCGCGCCAAATATTCGAACGAGATCCGATTCCTGGATTTTAAATGATAATGCCTTGTTCATCGTCGCTTACGACGATGGCAGTCCGCTGGGATAAGGGCTGCTTTGAGCGCGTTCCCGGCGGGTGTCTGCTGCTGTCCGGGCGTCTGGAGACTGGCCGCCCCCGGTCACACAGGCCTCCCCGGTGAAGCCCGCGAAGCAATTGCGGGGTCTGGGGGGATCATCCCCCCAGCGGGTCCAGGGCGGAGCCCTGGCGGGAGAGTCCAGAGAGGGCGGCGCCCTCTCTGGCCGCCTGCGCGGCGCGCACGAAGTTGACGGCCCAATGCGGCGCGCCCAGGGCGTGGATGTGGGTGTAGGCGGCGAAGGTGTTTCCCATGACCGCGCCGTCCATGCCATGGAGCATCCCAGCGCCGCGTTCCATGCGCAGGGCCATGACGGGCGGATCGCCGTGCCCGGTGTAGCTGGAGCGGGGAATACAGCGCGAGTAATGGAATTCGTGGCCGCGAAGGGTCGTTCCGACGGGGTGGAAGGGATTGGGCGCGCTCACCACGGCCTCGGCGTAGCCCAGGCCTTGGGGCCTGTCGCAGAGGGTGGTGGCCAGGGGGAAGACGCCTGCCATGGGGTAGATGGAGCCTCCGGCGTGAAGCTCCTCGCAAAGCACCATAAACCCCCCGCACTCGGCATAAACGGGCGCTCCGGAGAGGGCCAGGGCGCGCACGTGTTCGCGCACGGCGATGTTGTCGGCCAGGGCGCGGGCCTGCGTCTCCGGGAAACCTCCACCCAGATAAAGGCCGTGCAGTTCGGGCCAGGGATCCGTGGCGAGGAGGCTGACGGGCGTGAGTTCCGCCCCGGCGCGGCGCAGCGCCTCCAGGTTCTCCTGGTAGTAGAACCAGAGAGCGGCATCGAGCACGTAGCCGATGCGCGGCTTGGGGCCTGGAAGTGTCGGCGGCCAGAGGGCTTCGGTTGCCGGAGCCATGTCGGGGGCCTGGCGCGCGATGTCCAGGAGCCTGTCCAGGTCGCAGTGGTCGGCCACGGTGCGGGCGATGCCGGAGAGGATGTCTTCCAGTCCTTCCTGCTCCCAGTTGGACATGAGCCCCATGTGCCGTTCGCTGATGGGGTTCTGGCGCAGCTTGGGGAGCATGCCCAGCACGGGCACCCCGGTGTATTCCTCGATGGTCTGGCGAAGGATGGAGCGGTGCCGATCGCCGGCGGTGCGATTGCAGATGACGCCCGCGAGCTTGAAACCCGGTTCGAAGGAATTGCAACCGAGCACCACGGCTGCGGCCGTACGGGTCATCTTGGTGGCGTCCAGGACGAGCACGAGGGGTGCGTCGAGGGTGCGTGCCAGTTGGGAGGTGGCCACGCTGCCCTTGGCGTCTCCGCCGTCGAAGAGCCCCCTGTTGCCTTCCACCACGGCGAGGTCTAGGCCCTTTGCGCGCTCAACGAAGAGCGCCCGCACGGCATCGGGTTCCATGAGGAAGGGATCGAGATTGCATGCCGGGCGATTTGCGGCGAGGCCCAGCCAGGCGGCGTCGATGTAGTCGGGCCCTTTCTTGAAGGGCGCTACGGCGAGTCCCTTTCTGGCCCAAGCGCCCGCGAGGCCCAGCGAGACGATGGTCTTGCCGGAACCGCCGGAGAGGCCGGCCAGGACGAGGCGGGGGATACGGATCATGTGGTGCGGCCCGGGGGCCGGACGCAAGTCCACGCCCCGCGCCCTTCATTCCGCGGCGTTGGCCGCCGGCATGCGGGAGCGGGACGCGGGAAAGCTTTCAGGCGTTGCGGCCTACTCGCCTTCTTCGGTGGCGTGCTGCTTGCCGGCGCCCTTGAGGCCGATCATGGTGGTGGAACCGGAGGACCAGTATTCCAGGGTGCCCTCGGCGACCATCTTGTTGACCAGCTTGGAGACTTCCATCTTCTTCATGTCGGGCAGGAAGGCGTAGAAGTCCTTCAGGTAGAACTTGGACTTGTTGGTCTTGGACTTCAAGGTGTCGACAACGGTCTGCCTGGCTTGTGCTTCGTCCATTCTTAACCTCGCTTGTGTTGCCGGGGGCGCGGGCATGAGCCCGCGCCCCCGGTGGTTACGCTCTTAGAACTTGAAGTTGGTGGACTGACGCCAGGTGAAGTAGGCGGGGTCGCGGAAGTCGTCGATCAGGTGGTGGGTGAACTCCAGCTCGGTCTTCTTGAAGAAGCTTTCCCAGCCGATGCGTTCAGCCCAGTCGCCCAGACGCTCGTACTTGTTGGCCTCGGCGGCGTAAACCTCGATGATCTTCTTGCAGACCTTGGCGAGGGTCGGCCAGCGGGGCGGCTCGTTGGGGATGAAGGCCACGGCGACCTTGGAGAACTTGGGCATGGAGATGCGGTTGGACACCTTGCCGCCGACCATGATGATCACGCCGTCGCCTTCCTTGTCGGAAAGGGGCAGCGAGGGGCACATGGTGTAGCAGTTGCCGCAGTACATGCAGCGGTCGTTGTTCACCAGGATGGTGTTGACCTTCTTGCCGCCTTCCAGCTCGGTCTTGCCGGGCTTCAGGGCGCCGGTGGGGCAGGACGCGATGGCGAGGGGGATCTCGCACATGTTGTCCAGGTACTCGTGGTCGATGATGGGGGGCTTGCGGTGGAAGCCCACGACGGCCAGGTCGGAGCAGTGGCAGGCGCCGCACATGTTCAGGCAGCAGGCCACGGCCACGCGCACGATGGCGGGCATGCGCATGTTGGTGAACTCTTCAAAGAGTTCGTCCATGATGATCTTCACGGTGCCCGAGGCGTCGGTGGCCGGGGTGTGGCAGTGGATCCAGCCCTGGGTGTGGACGATGTTGGACACGGAGGCGCCGGTGCCGCCGACGGGGAACTTGTAGGAACCCTTGTCGAACTTGCGGGAGTTCAGGTCGGCCTTGAGCGCCTTGGCGGACTCGAGGCTGGTGGTCATGAACTCGATGTTGTTGCGGGTGGTCCAGCGCAGGTAGCCGTCGCAGTACTGCTTGGCCACGGCGCAGGCTTCACGGATGAGTTCCGTGGAGATCAGGCGGGCGGAGCCCACGCGGACGGTGTAGACCTTGTCGCCGGATTCGGCTTCGTGCACCAGGAGGCCGGGCTCCAGGATCTCGTGGGAAACCCACTTGCCGTAGTTCTTTTCCAGAACCGGGGGCAGGAATTCTTTATAAAACCGCGGTCCGATGTCGGAGATGCGGTCTTCCATGGGCTTGTCGGGATTGTACCCGGAAGAAACGAACGCCATATCTTGTTCCCCCTTTTAGCGCTGGTGCAGTTTGCGGTATTCGTTGATGTCGCGGGACCAGCCGCCGGGCACCTCGTCTTCCTTCCAGAAGATGTAGGGGTTGGTGCGGGGCTCGCGGACGTGCTGGGCCATGGGCTTGATATTGGTGACTTCGAGCAGCTTCTGGAAGCCCAGGCGCTTGATGGTCTCGCCGAGGCGTTCGCGGTTCTTGCCTTCTTCCATCCACCAATCCCACACGAGCTCGACCACTTCCTTGATCTCGTCGTAGGGGTCTTCGCAGGGGATGAAGGGAACGAGCAGCGAGGACATCTGCGCGCCGTCCAGGATGGGGGCCTTGGCGCCCAGCAGGATCGAAGCGCCGCGCTCGTCGCCCACGCGAAGGGCCTTGGGCATGACGTTGATGCAGTGCATGCAGCGGTAGCACTCAGCGGTTTCGATGGTCAGCTTGCCGCCTTCATACTTCATGCACTTGGTGGGGCACAGGTCGATGACTTCCTTCTGGATGTCGAACTTGCCCCAGTCGCGACCGGCGTGGGCGCCGGCGTTGGGCGGGATCTCGCCACCGACGTAGGCCTTCACGGCGGCCTGGTCGATCTTGATGTCGTCCTTCCAGGTGCCGATGATGGAGAAGTCGGAGCGGGCGATGGAGGCCACGCAGCCGTTGGGGCAGCCGTCGAACTTGAACTTGAACTTGTAGGGGAACTGCGGGCGGTGCAGCATGTCCTGGTATTCGTTCGTGAACGTATGGCAGATGTGCTGGGCGTCCATGCAGGCGAACTCGCAACGGCTCATGCCGATGCAGCAGGCCGGGGTGCGCAGGTTGGAGCCCGAACCGCCGAGGTCCTGGTTGTGCTTGTGGGTCAGCTCGTAGAAGATTTCTTCCAGCTGGGGGGTGGTGGTGCCCAGCCAGATGATGTCGCCCGTGGAGCCGTGCATGTTGGTCATGCCGGAGCCGCGGAAGTCCCACAGGTCGCACAGCTCTTCCATGTACTCGGCCTTGTAGAACAGGCCGGAGGGCTGGGCGACGCGCACGGTGTGGAAGTGGGCCACGCCGGGGAACTTTTCGGGCTGGTCGCAGTAGCGGCCGATGACGCCGCCGCCGTAGCCGAACACGCCCACGATGCCGCCGTGCTTCCAGTGGGTGGTGCCGTCCTCGTAGGACATTTCCAGCAGGCCCAGCAGGTCGTCGATGACGTCTTCGGGGATCTGCAGTTCAATGCCCTTCGGGTTCTTGTGGCGCACTTCCGCGGCATGCTTCAGATCGGAGACGAAGCTGGGCCACGGACCGCTCTCAAGCTGGTCCAGCAACGGGGTCGGGTGTTTCGCCATGTGTTCCTCCAAAAGAGTTGTAAGAGTTACAGCCCTGTTTACGAAAATCGCGCCCCGCCCTCGCGGAGGCGACGTTTTCCCGACAACAGCCCAGGAGCCTCGCTATCGGGGCCCTGACGCGGACATCCTCAGGACAGACCTGAAAGAGAAGTATCAGGGATTGCAGCCAATCCACTCAAAATACCACGCGCGTGAAGTTTCTAACATGGAATGTTCCGGGCTGCAAAGGAAATTCAATCCCGGAACATCCCTACCTTTCAGGGCAATTTTCACCCGCCGGAAGGCCTGCCAAAAGGCTTGCGCGCCGTTCCCGGGACGCGTACGCACACTGCGCGGGCACGGTCGGCGCGCCCGAAGGCCGCCTCCGTTACCAATTTCACAAGACCTCGCGGACAAAACACCCCATGGATCACGCGCCCGGCGCTCTTACCTGCCGACGCTGCGGCCGCTGCTGCCAGGCCGGGCCGCCCGCCCTGCACAAAGACGACCTCGAACTCCTGGCCGCCGGGGCCATCACCCGCGACCGCCTCGTCACCCTGCGCGCCGGGGAACTCGCCCGGGACAACGTCCGGGGCGGGCTGGCCCCGCTTGCGCGCGAACTTGTGCGCCTGGCCTCCGCCGAAACGGGCCACGCCTGCGTATTCCACGAGCCGGATGCGGCGCGCTGCGCCATCCACCACGCCCGTCCAGCGGAGTGCCGACTGCTTTTCTGCCGGGACCCGCGAACTTTGGTAGACTACTACAGCAGGGACCGCCTGACCAGAGCTGATATC
It encodes:
- a CDS encoding tetratricopeptide repeat protein; the protein is MQITAKTIKEDLARCKAAYLKNEDLRSLATLASALKAFVAVKLPGTDRAEIESLLREAFSNINKMQRIQKLVPKGLPYVKGQEPKLFQFVAAVYKKVQEDLERESLAQMRERKLKIDQLIIKGQKYLEENNLLEAQRSFREAVSLRVDEDGLFPMLAVKLQDKGHHKASIEYLRGAMETSPENPRAYDLLATAALKSGEPDACLKAIADARKKAGDRPLMMAASAYLKARAGRRDEAMAEARAALDASPGLELASRTMKLLQKHG
- a CDS encoding 3D domain-containing protein, which translates into the protein MNLESALANVEIEKTELRLEIEKVRDESNLLRGVVLANLARIADPIPNKMLTVTAYTVTELKEFPDQELLTASLNKPREGHVAVSRDLFNNGWVFGKKVYIKNHGVFVITDLMGNSKTRSVDIFMNDYGRALQFGKRQIEVVLLDV
- a CDS encoding dissimilatory sulfite reductase D family protein, with translation MDEAQARQTVVDTLKSKTNKSKFYLKDFYAFLPDMKKMEVSKLVNKMVAEGTLEYWSSGSTTMIGLKGAGKQHATEEGE
- a CDS encoding TolC family protein, with translation MTLQALVLAACLALVGAPALAQPGQSMDLEKSVKRAIDANPSMQSAKQQIFSTQEGVRAATAAFAPTGTVTYYSRATNTTTPVTTAQDLTALYTAAGVNPGQGAATLQGKTYVVGDAYVANLDLNVSQPLFTGFRLLSSYQKSKLARDQAESLYKRTELTLIRSVQTAFLTLLKARSDVKSNQDSVARLDSQLKVTRAFYDVGLRPRLDVLQAESDLASAEQSLLAAQNSVDTQLAQLNALLNIPLDQPVDYVGQLTQNPFALTLRDALDEAYKQRPDIAIAVKSVEMSEKDASIALSGGLPQLRADYDFIRQGDKPWLRPENVTFSERHQFQLTFTWKAWDWGNTIFTYRQYSDVTKKLQADLAKLRLDVGAEVKTQFLNIQDAAKRINVAKTGLTAANEGYRMAVARYQAQVGTNTDVLDAQARVSRAEFQMTQALTDYQIAIANLYYSIGRKNMKLDS
- a CDS encoding cobyrinate a,c-diamide synthase, whose translation is MIRIPRLVLAGLSGGSGKTIVSLGLAGAWARKGLAVAPFKKGPDYIDAAWLGLAANRPACNLDPFLMEPDAVRALFVERAKGLDLAVVEGNRGLFDGGDAKGSVATSQLARTLDAPLVLVLDATKMTRTAAAVVLGCNSFEPGFKLAGVICNRTAGDRHRSILRQTIEEYTGVPVLGMLPKLRQNPISERHMGLMSNWEQEGLEDILSGIARTVADHCDLDRLLDIARQAPDMAPATEALWPPTLPGPKPRIGYVLDAALWFYYQENLEALRRAGAELTPVSLLATDPWPELHGLYLGGGFPETQARALADNIAVREHVRALALSGAPVYAECGGFMVLCEELHAGGSIYPMAGVFPLATTLCDRPQGLGYAEAVVSAPNPFHPVGTTLRGHEFHYSRCIPRSSYTGHGDPPVMALRMERGAGMLHGMDGAVMGNTFAAYTHIHALGAPHWAVNFVRAAQAAREGAALSGLSRQGSALDPLGG
- a CDS encoding HD domain-containing protein; protein product: MTEASSRIVDMSGRDRRTRLADFLFEVSMLRRTPRTGYQFLGSGAENVAEHSFGAAVIGYVLAAMAGADRPRTALLCLFHDIHEARTGDFNYVNKLYDTHDARRALEDGLRGTGLRADVMALHDELEEAASLEARLAQDADQLDLMVNLKELKDLGNPYAGKWLDCALERLRTEEGRELARAVMSTDHTDWWFLGPEACWWERKNGKG
- a CDS encoding PLP-dependent transferase, coding for MDRQTHLVHAGLEGKGHHRAASVLVYHATTFAQDGPEHIRAYVSSRFSNPTREALEKAAAGLEGGARGLAFASGLAAISAALLLFKPGDHIVASRDVYGGAYKLLADHFARRGLHRHSPTDPETAMR
- the dsrB gene encoding dissimilatory-type sulfite reductase subunit beta, whose protein sequence is MAFVSSGYNPDKPMEDRISDIGPRFYKEFLPPVLEKNYGKWVSHEILEPGLLVHEAESGDKVYTVRVGSARLISTELIREACAVAKQYCDGYLRWTTRNNIEFMTTSLESAKALKADLNSRKFDKGSYKFPVGGTGASVSNIVHTQGWIHCHTPATDASGTVKIIMDELFEEFTNMRMPAIVRVAVACCLNMCGACHCSDLAVVGFHRKPPIIDHEYLDNMCEIPLAIASCPTGALKPGKTELEGGKKVNTILVNNDRCMYCGNCYTMCPSLPLSDKEGDGVIIMVGGKVSNRISMPKFSKVAVAFIPNEPPRWPTLAKVCKKIIEVYAAEANKYERLGDWAERIGWESFFKKTELEFTHHLIDDFRDPAYFTWRQSTNFKF
- the polA gene encoding DNA polymerase I, which codes for MPIRDRFAPGQEPLYLIDGTSYIYRGFHALKELSRSDGFPTNALHVVLRLVLRILREERPRHALFVVDGRAPSFRADIFPAYKAQREKMPEDLARQIDPVIQGVGLLGLPVLREEGVEADDTIASLVARFKNERPVVIVGSDKDLRQCLDRQVVLWDPSGKQEKLVTYDDFLVEFPPGPSHWPDFQALTGDASDNIPGVPGIGPKTAAEITALFPSLEGVTANLDRLKPAWRAKIEPLREQLFVYRELTRLRTDAAPGVTLETLAVRPAPRDEAARFLNSYELRSLARELPADAPAASAQQPARPDAPAQLSLFGEAAAAPPAAALPDPTPFELLPSLVGRETSLVPVNGGFLIAFDAVQHLCPGDPARLAPLLALAACVATPSLKDLLASDPAWEAVPLERWFDLSLAAYLLAPEDRIYSWERLKDSLWSDPTFAPAEAPGGAEGLACLALARRLKARAAQAGLAPLLDTLEMPLIPVLVGMERAGIRIDREAFATFGQEVAEKLEKLTTLMHEQAGARFNVRSSQQLANVLYQGLGLKAPGKTPGGAASTSAEVLERLAGQHPLVDTVLEFRKLEKLRSTYLDPLPALADGQGRIHTTFNQLATATGRLSSSAPNLQNIPVRGELGKRMRALFTAAPGRLLASADYSQIELRVLAHFSKDPALLEAFRQGQDIHARTAALLFDKTQAAVTPEERRQAKTINFGLLYGMGPQKLGRELGLTLAAAKDFITRYFERMSVLKDYYQSVVDQAKETGSVTTLAGRRRRLPDIDSRNAQLESQARRQAVNTVIQGSAADIIKMAMLAAWKDDALRSLNARLILQVHDELVIEAPESSAHAAGERLRELMSGVVSLDVPVAADMGVGKDWSLAH